Below is a genomic region from bacterium.
ACAGCGCGTGGTTGCCGATCCGTTCGGCGTCTCGCCGCCGCGCTGGGAGGACGACCCGCTTTTCGATCGCGATTTTCACGTGCGCCGCGTTCGCGCCGCGGGAAACGGCACCATCCGCGATCTGCTCGATTACGCGAGACCTCTCGCGGGCCAGGCCTTCGACAAGGATCGCCCCCTCTGGGAATTCCACGTGGTGGAGGGACTCGAAGGCGGCAAGGCCGGTGTCGTTATGCGCTTACACCACGCGATTTCCGATGGCGTGGGCATGGTTCGCATGACCACATCACTGATCGAACGCACGCGAGAGCCGCGCCCCGGGCGAACACGCGCCGTGACGCTCGCCGAGGAACCCGGACCGCAGAACCGCACCGGTGACATGGAACACTTCGCCTCGGCGATTCAGCACCGGGTGCGCACGACTGCCGAGCGCGGTCTGCGAGTCGGCGATGCCCTGCGCCGCGGCCTGATCGAACTGGCGAAGCACCCCCTGGACGGTGCGCGCTCTCTGGCCGAAACCGCGGGTTCAGTCGGGAGGCTGGTCAAACCGGCGAGCGCGCCGCTATCGCCGATCTGGACGGACCGCTCGATCTCGGTGAACCTCGACGTCCTGCTGGTGGCCTTCGCCGATCTTCGAGCCGCTGCAAAGACCGTGGACGGGACTCTGAACGACGCTTTCGTGGCCGCGATTGCGGGCGGACTCCATCGCTACCATCGCAGTTTCGGTGAGGCGACCC
It encodes:
- a CDS encoding wax ester/triacylglycerol synthase family O-acyltransferase, translated to MALVFEDWMSDSDAVMWQIERDPVLRSTITSVWILDQSPDFKRFDATFSRALEKIPRLRQRVVADPFGVSPPRWEDDPLFDRDFHVRRVRAAGNGTIRDLLDYARPLAGQAFDKDRPLWEFHVVEGLEGGKAGVVMRLHHAISDGVGMVRMTTSLIERTREPRPGRTRAVTLAEEPGPQNRTGDMEHFASAIQHRVRTTAERGLRVGDALRRGLIELAKHPLDGARSLAETAGSVGRLVKPASAPLSPIWTDRSISVNLDVLLVAFADLRAAAKTVDGTLNDAFVAAIAGGLHRYHRSFGEATPELRMSMPIDVRTGEKGDQAGNQFVPARIIIPVALEDPSERMRAVQRLVREQREEPGLPFIDEVSGAINRLGALGATAFVGGMMKAVDFVTSNVPGPPFPVYMGGALIEQMFPFGPLAGAAVNVTLFSYDGVLQVGINSDRLAVKEPERLHACLQESFDEIIALA